Part of the Paenibacillus sp. FSL R7-0273 genome is shown below.
TAATAGGATTGAGCGCATACGTATCCTGCTCCTTGTAGCGCTTGATCGCTGAGACAACAATTCCCCGGTCGGTGTTCTCAAAATACGGCATGACCGCATCCGTAATCTCCTCCGGAGTATGCTCCTGTACCCACAGCTGGGCCCGCTGGACCGCATTAGTGAATTTTTGCACGGTATCCCCGTTTTTGCTGATATAGCTTTGCTTGGACATAAAGACGGTGTATGGCAGATAGCCGCTTTCCACGCCGAATGAGGCTACGACTGCACCTCGGCCTTCGCTTTCAAAAATTGAGGCCTGCGGCTCGAACAGCTGCACATAATCCCCCGTGCCGGAGGCAAACGCGCCGGCAATATTGGCAAAATCAATATTTTGAATCAGCGTGAGATCCTGCCCGGCATCGATTCCTTTGTTATGCAGAGTAAATGCACCAGCCATCTGCGGCATACCGCCGGCACGCTGCCCAAGGAACGTCGCCCCCTTCAGCTGCTCCCAGCTGAATTCACCCTCTGCCTTGCGGGCAAACAGGAAGGTCCCGTCCCGCTGTGTAAGCTGGGCAAAATTGATAACAGGATCATCCGCACCCTGCTGGGCTACATAAATTGAGGTCTCAGACCCTACAAGCGCAACATCTATCGCTCCGGAGAGCAGAGCCGTCATTGTCTTATCGCCGCCCGGAATGGTCTGCAGCTCGACATCCAGCCCTTCATCCTTGAAGAAGCCCTGCGACAATGCCACATACTCAGGCGCATAAAAGACGGAACGGGTGACTTCGCCGATTTTCACCTTTACTCCCGCCCCTTCTCCGCCGCAGCCGGCGAGCACTGAGAAGCACAAGACCAGGAGCATCAGCGGCAGCATCAGCTTTTTCTTGATATTCATTCTTCATTCTCCTTTCTTCCCGGGTCTTTGGCCCTTACCTAAAGGATATGCACATGCCTACAGATTGGTTAAAAGCAGAAATGACCACCGTTTGCGCATTCTTTAGCCCCAGAAATCTTGGATTTAAACGCCGGATCATATTCATTTACAGGCCCCAAAAGATAATAATGGTTATATTCATAAGAAATTCATAGTATTCAGCCGATTTGAAGAGATTTATTGGTATTAAATGCCGAAAATGAACTAAATCGCTCATATATACTCTTATTAGCCTTGTGCAAACGTTTTACCTAAAAGGATTATTCCACTACTATATTTAGTAAAGCGCTTACTGAGATACATATTAATGTAGAAATCAAACGGGAAGGAATGATAACCAATGAAATACGAACCCGGCTTACCTAAAGGACGCCGCCTGCTGAATATCTTAGCCATTACCGGATTAACTGCCGCTATGCTGGCCGGATGCACAAATAACGGAAATACTGCCGGCGGTGATAATGGAGGACCACTCCCAGTCACAACCGGAGAAGCCTCACCAGCGCCTGACAGCAGCCCGGCACCGCAGGGAGCACAGCAGCCGGGCACCGCCCAGGGCACTGCAATCGATGAACAGCCGTCCACCGTTTACTATGAGGTTTTTGTCCGGTCCTTTTATGATTCGGACGGCGACGGTATCGGTGATCTGCGCGGGCTGACAGAGAAGCTGGATTATTTAAATGACGGAAATCCTGATACTTCCAGCGATCTGGGCGTCGGGGGCATCTGGCTTATGCCGGTTAACCCTTCCCCCAGCTATCACGGCTATGATGTTACCGACTACCGCAGCATTAACCCGGATTACGGCACACTTGAGGATATGCAGGAGCTGATCCGGGAGGCGCATAAGCGGGGAATCAAGGTCATAATGGACCTTGTCGTCAACCACACCTCGAAGGAGCATCCGTGGTTTGTGGAAGCTGCTACACAGCAGGACAGCAAATACCGGGACTACTACGTCTGGGCGGAAGACCAGAGCCGCCCTGTCAGCGGGAGCAGTGCAGCCGGCAGCGGAAGCCCGTGGCATTCTGCACGGGGGAGCCACTATCTGGGCATTTTCTGGGACGGGATGCCCGATCTCAATTTCGACAATCCGGAGGTCCGCAATGAGATGAAGGATATCGGAAGATTCTGGCTGGAGCAGGGTGTCGACGGCTTCCGTCTGGATGCGGCCAAGCATATTTATGAGGATCTTGTAACCGATAAAAGCGAGGAAACAACCGCCAAAAATGTAGCCTGGTGGCAGGAATTCCGCCAGGCCATGAACGAGGTCAACCCGCAGGCCTATATTGTCGGGGAGGTGTGGGAGAATTCAGCCGTGTCGGTTGGCGCTTATCTCGATAAAGCCTTTGATTCCGGCTTTAATTTCGGGCTGGGTGAAACGCTGGTAAGTGCAGCCAAAAGCGAAAAGGACAGCGGCGCCGCCTTCACGCTGGAACGGACCTACAAGCTGTTTGCCCAAATTTCCGGGGGAAGCTTCACCGATGCCACATTCCTGACCAACCATGACCAGAACCGGGTAATGAGCGTGCTGGAGAGCAATCCGGATCATGCCAGAATGGCAGCGGCAATGCTGCTCACGCTTCCGGGTAATCCGTTTATTTATTACGGGGAGGAAATCGGGATGTTAGGCCGCAAGCCGGATGAAGGAATTCGGGAGCCTATGCCCTGGTCTGCAGACAGGGGCAGTGCCGGCCAGACCACATGGGAACCCGACACTAACAATAAGGGGAATACAGGCGCTGATGTGGAGAGCCAGCTTAGCAGCACCTCGCTGCTGGACTGGTACCGTCAGCTTATCGCTCTCCGCAATCAGATACCCGCGCTCCGGGATGGAGCCATCCGGGACTATGCCTCGGGAAATGACGGGGTAATGGCCTTTGAACGGATAACGGCCGGGCAGCAGGTGCTCGCTCTGCATAATCTTACAGGCAGCAGCCAGAAGGTTAACCTGGTACAGGGAACAGACGGTTACTCCTATACCCGGGTAGTCAAGGCTCTTCCGGGGGAGGCGCAGCTGAACGGAGCCGGACTCACCCTGCCGCCGTATTCATCTGTTATTCTGGATTAGCCACCTCTGAGGAATGCAGCATCCATTCATACAATGCATAACACACATCAGCCTTGCTTGCGGGGACGGCAATGATCCAGTCCTCTGCGGATTCACAGCTCATCCGCAGGAGCCAGCCGCCGGAGGTATCTCCGATGTATCCGGCATGCTGGAAGGTCCAGCTGTCCGTGCCGCGGGAGCAGAGCCTCAGCTCGCCGTCAGCCGTCCGGTATTTCAAGGCTCTGGCCAGCTGGGCGGACCGGACCAGATCTCCCGTCTCCTCAGTCAGGCACTCTGCCAAAAAGTACAGGGTGGAGGTGGCCGCCTTGTCTTTAAGCTCATTGAACCTGCTCTTCGACATTTGCAGTGCAGGTATATCTGTATCGTCAAGCTTCGCTTCCGTCTGTTCAGCACAGTCAAACAGATAATAGCAGGCCCGTTTCACCTTGGCGGGCTCCGTAAGCTCATATCCGAACGAATCCTCATCATCTATGCTGGATATAATAGTCCGTTCTTTATGTACTTGCAGACAAAGATCCTGATTATGCTCTCCTTCACAATATTTCAGCCGGCATATTCGTTCTGCGGATACCGCCATTTGCAGCAAACCGGATATTCCCTTCCCGTGCAGCGCTGCTTCGGGAAACAGAAAACGCGCTAAATATACCTTTTCATTATTATTCACAGTCCTATTTCCTTCCCGGATTCCCAGGAATACAGGAATCGCCCAGCAATAAAAAAGCTTCAATCTATCAAGCTAGCAATCTTTATGTTATCATAAGCTAATTTTAAGGTAAAATTAAGAAATGACGGGTATGATCATACCATGAAATACTTTTAGCGAGGTGATTTCAATTATGAGAATGCTCATCACATTTCAGAACAAGTCAGTCCCGGTATACTTCACTACAGAAAATAAACAGCCTACCCAAAAGGTACTTCGAATCCTGAACAATACACTGGAGCTCAAGATCCAGAAGGGCAAAAGCGCCCTGCAGAAATGTTTGAATTCACTTATCAGTATCGAAATTAAAGGCTCCGAAGCTATATTGCACAGTTACAGTGAAAATGATTCACTAGCCCTATCCCTCTATTAAACAGAGGGGTAGTTTTTTTTTGCACAAAAAAAAGCACGTTCTTCCGCCCGGAAAGAAGGTGCTCCGCTCTATATGTCGGCTGATTTACGGTACGTCAGCGGCTGGCTTTCAGCTGATCCGGTGACTCTTGTTCTCTTCCTTTTCCGCTTTCTGAATACGCAGCTTGAACAACTTCACTAAATTTTTTCGTGTCTGTTCTTCGTGACAGCTGTCCAGTTTTTTAATGATGAAACGGTCAATGGACATGTCAATCGCTCCTTTTTCAATATAGCTTGCGGGTTATGAATTCAGGAAATGATTTCCTGTCTCCCTTGTATCACCTATATAACCGGGTCCCCGGCAGCTCAAACTTTCTAATTTCTGGAAGAAATAGGGTTGTCGTATTCCTTTTACTACATATTGATGTTCTGTTCCCCTTCTTTTGCCGTCCAGCCGGAGATATGGTGGTTTTGCAAAACATAGACGTTTGCTGTCGCTGAAATATATTTTTCTTTCGACGGATATTTACAAACTAATTATTCAATGCTATATTAAATATAGTAAGTATTAAATATATATCTAAGGAGAAATCATAATGTCTAACGTACTTTTCATCAAAGCAAACAACCGCCCTGCGGAACAGGCTGTAAGTGTTCAACTTTACAATGCATTCCTTGCAAGCTACAAAGAATCCCACCCGGAAGATCAGGTTACTGAGCTGGACCTGTTCGCTGAAGAGCTTCCATACTACGACAACACGTTGATCACTGGTATCTACAAAGCCGCACAGGGCTTTGAAGCAACTCCTGAAGAAGCTGCAGGCGCAGCGCTTGTTAAGAAATACCTGGACCAGTTCGTTGCTGCTGACAAGGTAGTATTCGGCTTCCCGCTCTGGAACATGACGGTTCCTGCTGTTCTGCACACTTACATTGACTATGTGAACCAGGCTGGTACTGCTTTCAAATATACAGCTGAAGGTCCTGTAGGCCTGCTTACCGGCAAAAAAGCGGCTGTCCTGAACGCAAGAGGCGGCATCTACTCCACAGGCCCTGCAGCAAACGCTGAAATGGCTGTTAACTTCATCGTGAACAACCTGAGCTTCTGGGGCTTCCAGGATATCACCCAGGTTATCATCGAAGGCCACAACCAGAACCCGCAGGAATCTGCCAACATCATTGCAAAAGGTCTGGAAGAAGCTAAATCCGCTGCTGCATCGTTCTAATACAGCACCAGCGTTAAAGGTCCGGTACACGGTTTAGACATCAGGATTACTTATCAGGCATCTGTTATGCTCACAATCCGGACTTTTATTTATATATAGCAGAGGCGCTGCCCCTAGATGAGCAGCGCCTCTGCAGCATAAGAAGGCCATCCTTACCTGAGCAGTCAGCTGCAGGGTACGGATGGCCTTCTTCTATTTATTAAAGTGAATCAATATTCCTCAAGCTGACGCTGCCAGGAGGCACTGCGCGGCCGCGGGGCGCTTGCTTTGCCTGCAGGGGCTGCAGCCTTCCGCTTTTGCCGCTGCTCCTTGCTGTTCTGGAAGCGGAGCTCCTTCTGCGTCTTGCGGTAGTTCAAAAGCCGCTTCTCCTCCAGCAGGCCGGAGGAGACTGCTTCCAGTACAGCGCAGCCCTCCTCCCGCTCATGGCTGCAGTCGCTGTAGCGGCATTCCGCCGCCAGACTGCTGATATCGCCGAAGGCAAGCTCAAGCCCTCCCTCATCCTCCCACAGCTGCAGCTCGCGCATTCCGGGAGTATCCACGATAATTCCGCCTTCAGGCAGGACGAACATTTCCCGGTGCGTCGTTGTATGCCGCCCGCGGCTGTCGCCCTCTCTGACGTCCTTGGTCAGCTGAAGGTTTTGGCCGCTGAGCCAGTTGACCATAGTGGATTTGCCGCAGCCGGACGAGCCGGTCAGGGCCACTGTCTGGCCGCTGCGGATATACGGCAGCAGCTCATCGCGGCCGTCGCCAAGCAGGGCGCTGACCGCATGGACAGGCACACCCGGGGCGGCCCGCTCCATCTCTGCAATTCTTGTATCCGCATCCGGACACAGATCGGCCTTGGTCAGCAGAATGACCGGATTCGCCCCGCTGTTCCAGGCCATAATCAGATACCGCTCCATCCGCCGCACATTATAATCATCGTTCAAGGCGCTGACCAGAAACAGAGTGTCCACATTGGCTGCAACAATCTGTTCAGCCTGCGTATTTCCGGCCACCTTGCGGGAAATGACACTGTGGCGCGGAAGCACCCCGTGAATGACCGCATGCTCTCCCCCGTCCTGCATAGCGAGGCTTACCCAATCACCGATGGCCGGATACTCTCCCGAATCAGTCAGTGTATGCCGGAGCTTTCCGGCCAGCTCACCCCAGGTTTCGCCCGCATCAGTCATCACACGGTATTTGCTGCCGAAGTCACCGGTGATCCGCCCGGGAACGCGCGTATTGCCTGCCTGCTCCTGATTCTGGGTCATTCCGTCCCATTTGTCCTGCCAGTTCTTATTCCATCCATATTGTTCAATCCTCATTGTAGTGTTAATTCCTCCTGATATTTGTTTATTTCTCCACTCATGCTGTCCGGGAACACAAAAAGCCGCCGGAACCTAACGTTCCGGCGGCGGATTTCATCAGCTTCCCCCTTTCGCTCATAAGAAAGGGCTGTGATAAAATCAGGTACAGAAAGCTGCGGTCTTCCCCGGAGAGGGGAGAACCGCACATTTCTGTGCGCGGTCCCCAGGCACATCAAATACGGAATGATCCGCATTAAATATCGCCTGGCCACGCAAAAAAGCCGCCGGAACACATACGGTCCCGGACGGCTCTAAAAGGCACTCTAAGAGCTTACCTGCTAAGCTGCTTCACACTTGCTGAGCAGCCGCTGTTCCCGGAAGACACGTATCTACAACAGTTGTTACCGATAATGAACGTGCTGTATAAACTGTCATATTACATCGTCTCCTTCCGGTTAATATGCTGTAACTATAAACGTCCCGGCTGTGCATTGTCAACGCCGGACCCCGGTAAAGTATTTTTTATATACAAACTCTACCCGAAAATTTAAATAATATCCTTCAGCTCATCCAGCTCATTAATGGTTCTCCACGGCTGCACATCCAGACTTTCATCCCACGGGTGGTTCCGCTTGAGCCAGATGGTGTCCATTCCCGCCTTGCCGGCCCCCCAGATATCATTGACCGGATGATCGCCGATGAACAGTGTCTGCTCTGCAGAGGCGCCCAGACGCTCCAGCGCCAGCTTGTAGATGGCCGGATCCGGCTTACGGATTCCGGCTTCCTCCGAAATGACAATCGTTTTGAAGTAGCCGCGCAGGCCAAGCAGATCGATTTTGCCGTCCTGCAGCTCCTTGTAGCCATTCGTTAGAAGGCCCAGCATATATCCCTTCTCCCGGCTGTATTGCAGTATTTCTGCCGCATGCCGCATAGCCGCACCATGGCCGGCATAATTTTTATCATAGTATGCCCGGATCTCCGCCGCGCTTAACGGGGTCTGCCAGGGCAGCACCTCACTCAGCTCGGCAAAAAAACCGTTCTTGTCACGGTACCCGTCCGCATCCCGCACGATGATATCCTCGACTACCCGCTGCGCCTCTTCTTCACTCAGATGCCCGAGAGCATCCTTTACGAATTGTGTGCTGAAGCTGCGGAAGGTATGGTCGCGGTCCATCAGGGTGTTGTCCAGATCAAACAGCAAAGCCTCTTTCATTCTCATTCCTAACTCTCCTTATCCGCTTGGATTCCAGAGATTTATTGTACTATGCATGTCCGGTCAAAGAAAAGACTGTCCCGCAGAACCGTGCTCTAAGCTCACGTCCTGCTGAACAGTCTTCCAGGTCTATTAAAAGATTACTCCGGTTATTCAAAATGCTCAGCCCGGTGGGTCAGCATCATCTCTTCCTCGGTAATATACAGCGGAAACGGCGGCGTCTCCTTCAGATAGCGTTCCGTATGAAGCAGGCGGTAATGCACCTCCGGCAGCCAGGCATCCTCGATGAGCGGCAGCTTGCCGGTATCGCTAATATAAAGATCCACCGCAGATTGAACGAGATCGAGATAATACGGCACCAGCTTGTCAGCTTCCTCAAAAATTTCATAGGTTTCACGCGACATATAAAATTTCTGCTGGGGAATCCCGCCCAGGTAGCGCTTCAGCCGGGACACATCAATGCTTTTATCCTCCAGTATCAGTGCGGTACGGTTAATCGGGGCAGGCATATCCTCTTCGAATTGCCTGACAGCCTGTTTGATCTGCGGCAAGGTGACAGTGATCGGCTCAGAGATTGTATTTTTTTTAGCGCGTTTGAATATCATACTGAAAGTCTCCTTTCGAAGTATATGTCAGATAACGCTTACAATTCCAGTTTATTCACTTTTCTATCCCTTTAATCAGCAGTGGCAACAATTGTCACAGAATCTCCTCAACTATAAGAGCATTAAGTGACAAGAACCGTCTATCTTACATTTTCCCAGCGCGTCCACATTTCGGTCGGGTTCAGCTCATATTGGTCGTGCTCGCGGTACATGAACTGGTGCATGATGAATTCCCGGCGGATCGTGGCGTAGTCCTCATGATATTGCTTAATGAACTCATTCAATTCCTGCTCGCTGTAGACCGTTCCCGGAGTCAGCTTCTCGGCCATAAATTGCAGCGCAATCAGCTTCTTCTTGTATTGGGCGGGAATCTGGCGCAGCCTTCCGTCTTTGGCAAAAAAGTTACGCAGCACCGACTCCCTCAGGTTGTTCTCCGGTGATTCCTGCTCCATCTCCTGCGTTCCTTTAGAAAAAATAAAACTCAGCGAAGCCTCGGAGCCTGCCCGGATAAACTCAGGGTTCATTCTAAAATAGACGGTGTTTTTGTCCCGGCGCTCTGTAATCATCGCGGCTTCCCGCAGCTTGGCGGCATGATGGGTTACAGTGGGCTGCGACAGATTTAGCCGCTGCGCCAGCGCCTGGCCGTGAATTTCTTCACCCTTGGACAGCAGCAGCAGTATGCGCAGTCTGGTCGGATCGGATAAGGCCTTATGGTAATTGACTATTTTATCAAGCTGCACGTAGGGTCACACTCCCGTAACATTTATAAACTGGAGCAAAAAGAAAGAATACTTAGATATACATCTAATTATATCAAATTTAAGGATTTCCGGCAACCGCTGCAGCTGGATTTTTACGTCTCCATTGGCGTTAAATTAAAAATTAAGGTAACATTCAGAGATAGAACTTATCCATCAGGAGGTCGCAAGTCATTATGAAAGACGTTATTATTATCGGCGCCGGTCCCTGCGGACTGTCAGCAGCTATTGAATGCCAGCGTCAGGGGCTGTCCACTCTGATTATTGAGAAAAACTTTATCGTGCACTCCATTTATCTGTATCCGACCAGCATGCAGTTCTTCAGCACAACCTCGCTGCTTGAGATCGGCGATGTTCCCTTCACCTCCCCTAATGACAAGCCGTTCCGCCATGAAGCACTTGTCTATTACCGCCGGGCAGCTGAACAGCACGGCCTTGCAATTGCCGCGTATGAAGAAGCGCTGAGTGTGGAAAATAATGAGGATGGCAGCTTTACAGTACATACTGTTAACAAGCGCGGAGAACGTCAGAGCCGGCAGGCTGCCCATGTGGTCATCTCGACCGGTTATTTCGACCAGCCGAATATGATCGGCATCCCGGGTGAGGAGCTCCCGAAAGTTACACATTATTTTGGCGAGGCCCATCCGTATACCGGAATGAAGGTCACGGTCATTGGGGGCAGCAACTCCGCAGTAGATGCGGCGCTGGAGCTGATCCGTGTTGGCGCATCCGTAGATATGGTCTACCGTGGGGCGAGCATCTCCGATAATATTAAGCCATGGGTACGGCCTATTTTTGAGAGCATGGTGACAAAAGGCCTTATCACACTACACCTGGAATCACGGGTTACGGAAATTACTCCGTCCTCGGTCATTGTAACCAGACACAGCGGGGAAGCCAGTGAGCTGGACAATGATTTTGTGCTGGCAATGACCGGCTTCCGCCCTAGCAGGGCACTGCTGTCATCGGCAGGGGTGCTCATGGACGATGCACTGGACAAACCGTCGTTCGACCCTTCGACTATGGAGAGTAATATTCCCGGCCTCTATGTAGCGGGAGTTATCGCCTCCGGCCGTAATGCCAATGAGGTATTTATCGAGACCGGACGCGGGCACGGCAAGCTGATTGCCGATCACATCGTTTCACAAAAGCTCAAATAAGACAAGGAGTGCCCGCTTACATGGATATCACCTCCCTGCTGCTGCTCGGCCTGGCCGCGCTTGGCATTATCAGCAGCAACTCGCCGGTTACCATCGCTATGGTCGTATTACTGCTGCTGAGAGTACTCGGACTGCAGCAGACTTTTCCGTGGATGGAAAAGCACGGCCTGACGATCGGCATTATCATCCTGACAATCGGGGTGATGACCCCGCTGGCCAGCGGCAAAATCTCGCTGAATACGGTCTGGCAGTCCTTTTTCCACTGGAAATCGCTGACTGCCATCGGCATCGGCATGCTGGTTGCTTACCTCGGCGGCCGCGGCGCCGTGCTGATGGGCAGCCAGCCGACCGTTATCGCCGGTCTCCTGATCGGCACCGTTCTGGGCGTAGCCCTGTTCAAGGGCGTACCGGTCGGGCCGCTGATCGCCGCCGGGCTGTTGTCGCTGATTATCGGGAGAGGATAATCTTTTTGCCGTACTCTGCTCAAAAAGGCTGGCATCTTCCGCATGAATCAGGCGGTGATGCCAGCCTTTATATTTTACCGGGATGCCGGTGCAAGGTCCGTTGACTTCTCACCCTTCGCCTAAGGTGTTAACGCCTCCGTCTACACGATACTGCTTCTCCAGTTCAGAACGGTAATGCGGATCAAAGACGGTCTGCTTACGCTGCGGCGTACAGTCAATAAATTCGTTGCGTCCTGAACGTTTCCCCTTTAGCCCTGCGAGTGCTTTAACTTTATTAACAACCTCCTCGTCAAGCTCCGGCTGCTCAGCTTCCGCGCTGTCAGCATCCGCAATCATAAGCGGCAGGGCAAGCTGCCCGGTCTCAACATTTCCATGATGGTCCGTATACGTGACAATTATAGCTAAACTTACTTCGCCGCAGGCGATAGCCTCCCCAGTATAAAGCTCCACCAGCAGCTCATTCATAATGCCGGGAATAAGCAGAAGCAGATCGCCTGAGCCGGCTGTCTCACACTCACCGTAAGCCTTTCCCGCGCTAATCCCCTCCGGCATTAATAGCCGGACTACCGCATGCTCCCACTTTTCCGGCGGATGGATCTGAATGAATAGATGATTCAGCCCTTCCTCATGCTCAAGCACCGATTTGGCCAAACGCGCTGTTATCATCCTTATTGCCCCTCCTTCAGCATCCGGCTGATCGTTTCTTGAAGCTCCAGCCTCAGCTCTGCAGAAATCCGCGGGCTGACCGTCAGCATAATATCCTCGCTGACCATGAGCGTATCACCGGACAGGAGCTGTTCCGGCTGCAGAAACTTCAGGCGTCCGCCTATCTTCGCTATCTCTTCATCCGGCATGTCCGCCAGCTTGGACTGGATATCCGCCAGACTCTCCCCGCTTCTGGACAAAGTCAAAATAGCCAGCAGATGCCTGTAATGGCGGTCGGTGTAGACGCGTTTATTACCGGAGAGCGTAAGCTGCGGAAGCAATCCAATCTGCGTGTAATACCGCACCGTCCGCAGATTCATATCGGGAGCTTCCTGCTGTACCAGCTCAGCCAGCTGTTTGCCGGTATAGGTATTCATCGTATCAGCCTCCAGATCACACAAGTTACAGTCAGATGTTATAGTTACAGTGTACTGTAACCATAACGATAATGCAATAAAAAACGGCCTCCCTGTTAAGGAAGCCGTTACAATCCTCTACCCGTCCAGCCGCTGCACATTGAACAGCCGGGCATAGCTGCCGTCCAGCAGCATCAGCTCGTCATGTGTCCCGCGCTCCGTAATCTCCCCATTTTCCAGAACAATAATCTGGTCTGCATGGGTAATGGTCGACAGCCGGTGGGCGACGATCAGCGTGGTGCGCTCAGAAGCCAGTGACTGCAGCGACTGCTGGATCAGATGCTCCGACTCCAGATCGAGCGCCGAGGTGGCCTCATCCAGTATCAGCACCTTCGGGTCCTTGAGGAAGACTCTCGCAATGGCCACACGCTGCTTCTGCCCGCCGGACAGCTTCACCCCGCGCTCACCGACCTCGGTATCATAGCCTTCCGGCAGCTGCATGATGAAATCATGGGCATTGGCAGCCTGCGCAGCGGCAATAACCTCTGCCTCACCTGCCTCCGGGTTGCCGAACAGAATATTGTCGCGTACCGAGCCGCTGAACAGGAAATTATCCTGCAGCACCATGCCCACCGTCCGCCGCAGGCTTTCCTGGGTCAGGTCCCGGATATCCTCACCGTCCATCAGCAGCCGGCCTTCACTGATATCATAGAAGCGCGGAATCAGGCTGATCAGGGAGGACTTCCCGCCCCCGCTCATCCCGACAAACGCAACCGTCTGGCCCGGGCTGATGCTGAGGCTGATCTCCTTCAGTACCCACTCGTTCTCTTCCCTGTATTTGAACCATACCCGGTCGAACTCAATTGCACCGGCTGCATTCTTGAGCGGCTTCGCACCGGGCCGGTCTGCAATATCATAAGGCTCATCCAGCAGCTCCAGCACCCGCTCCAGCGAAGCTGAGGCCTGGGTCAGTACGGTGGAGGAGTTGATCAGCCGCCGCAGCGGCGCATACATACGGTCCAGGTAGCCGAAGAAAGCGACAAAGGTACCAATTGTCAGATTGCCGCGGATCACCTCGTAGCCGCCGTACCCGATAACAAGCAGCGGGGCGAGATCCGTCAGGGTATTGATAATGGCGAAGGTGACCGCATTCCAGCGGGTCTGGGCCATCGCTTTTTCCAGAAACCTGCCGTTGATGCCCTCGAATTGCTTCTGATCCGCCTTCTCCATCGTAAAGCTGCGGATGATTGCTATGCCCTGAATGCGTTCATGCAGATAGCCCTGAATGACCGCCAGCGCCTGGGACCGGTCCTTGGTCAGCACCTTCAGGCGTTTGTACAAGGTGTTAACGGCAATGCCGTACAGCGGCAGAACTGCAATCGAGACGAGCGCCAGCACCGGATTGAGATAGAACATGAACCCCAGCGCGAAGACCAGTGTGAACATGTCGAGCCAGACGTTCATCATGCCGACCTCGACCAGGTTCTTGGACTGCTCCACATCGTTAATGAACCTGGAGATCGCTTCGCCCACCTTCGTATTCTGGTAATACCGCAGGGACAGGCGCTGCAGATGGCTGTACAGCTTGTTGCGCATATCGAACAGCACTCTGCTTGTGATCAGCTGGGCAAAATATTGGCGGTAGTACTCCACTGGCCCTCTGATCACTACAAACAGCACGAACGCGCCGCCAAGTACATAGAACAGCTTCGAGATTCTTTCCGCTGCAGTCAGACCTGAAGGCGTCAGCAGATCATCGACCACATATTTCATAAGCATCGGCAGGGTTAACGGAATGCTGAATTTGATCATGCCGATGATAAGCGTCAGCACAATCCATTTCAT
Proteins encoded:
- a CDS encoding FMN-dependent NADH-azoreductase, whose translation is MSNVLFIKANNRPAEQAVSVQLYNAFLASYKESHPEDQVTELDLFAEELPYYDNTLITGIYKAAQGFEATPEEAAGAALVKKYLDQFVAADKVVFGFPLWNMTVPAVLHTYIDYVNQAGTAFKYTAEGPVGLLTGKKAAVLNARGGIYSTGPAANAEMAVNFIVNNLSFWGFQDITQVIIEGHNQNPQESANIIAKGLEEAKSAAASF
- a CDS encoding alpha-amylase family glycosyl hydrolase, coding for MKYEPGLPKGRRLLNILAITGLTAAMLAGCTNNGNTAGGDNGGPLPVTTGEASPAPDSSPAPQGAQQPGTAQGTAIDEQPSTVYYEVFVRSFYDSDGDGIGDLRGLTEKLDYLNDGNPDTSSDLGVGGIWLMPVNPSPSYHGYDVTDYRSINPDYGTLEDMQELIREAHKRGIKVIMDLVVNHTSKEHPWFVEAATQQDSKYRDYYVWAEDQSRPVSGSSAAGSGSPWHSARGSHYLGIFWDGMPDLNFDNPEVRNEMKDIGRFWLEQGVDGFRLDAAKHIYEDLVTDKSEETTAKNVAWWQEFRQAMNEVNPQAYIVGEVWENSAVSVGAYLDKAFDSGFNFGLGETLVSAAKSEKDSGAAFTLERTYKLFAQISGGSFTDATFLTNHDQNRVMSVLESNPDHARMAAAMLLTLPGNPFIYYGEEIGMLGRKPDEGIREPMPWSADRGSAGQTTWEPDTNNKGNTGADVESQLSSTSLLDWYRQLIALRNQIPALRDGAIRDYASGNDGVMAFERITAGQQVLALHNLTGSSQKVNLVQGTDGYSYTRVVKALPGEAQLNGAGLTLPPYSSVILD
- a CDS encoding HAD family hydrolase; its protein translation is MRMKEALLFDLDNTLMDRDHTFRSFSTQFVKDALGHLSEEEAQRVVEDIIVRDADGYRDKNGFFAELSEVLPWQTPLSAAEIRAYYDKNYAGHGAAMRHAAEILQYSREKGYMLGLLTNGYKELQDGKIDLLGLRGYFKTIVISEEAGIRKPDPAIYKLALERLGASAEQTLFIGDHPVNDIWGAGKAGMDTIWLKRNHPWDESLDVQPWRTINELDELKDII
- a CDS encoding DUF3939 domain-containing protein; this encodes MIFKRAKKNTISEPITVTLPQIKQAVRQFEEDMPAPINRTALILEDKSIDVSRLKRYLGGIPQQKFYMSRETYEIFEEADKLVPYYLDLVQSAVDLYISDTGKLPLIEDAWLPEVHYRLLHTERYLKETPPFPLYITEEEMMLTHRAEHFE
- a CDS encoding ABC transporter substrate-binding protein; the encoded protein is MNIKKKLMLPLMLLVLCFSVLAGCGGEGAGVKVKIGEVTRSVFYAPEYVALSQGFFKDEGLDVELQTIPGGDKTMTALLSGAIDVALVGSETSIYVAQQGADDPVINFAQLTQRDGTFLFARKAEGEFSWEQLKGATFLGQRAGGMPQMAGAFTLHNKGIDAGQDLTLIQNIDFANIAGAFASGTGDYVQLFEPQASIFESEGRGAVVASFGVESGYLPYTVFMSKQSYISKNGDTVQKFTNAVQRAQLWVQEHTPEEITDAVMPYFENTDRGIVVSAIKRYKEQDTYALNPIIEETEWNNLLDVIDNAGELQERIPLEKIVDNSFAEKAEAGIKTSSGK
- the rsgA gene encoding ribosome small subunit-dependent GTPase A, whose translation is MRIEQYGWNKNWQDKWDGMTQNQEQAGNTRVPGRITGDFGSKYRVMTDAGETWGELAGKLRHTLTDSGEYPAIGDWVSLAMQDGGEHAVIHGVLPRHSVISRKVAGNTQAEQIVAANVDTLFLVSALNDDYNVRRMERYLIMAWNSGANPVILLTKADLCPDADTRIAEMERAAPGVPVHAVSALLGDGRDELLPYIRSGQTVALTGSSGCGKSTMVNWLSGQNLQLTKDVREGDSRGRHTTTHREMFVLPEGGIIVDTPGMRELQLWEDEGGLELAFGDISSLAAECRYSDCSHEREEGCAVLEAVSSGLLEEKRLLNYRKTQKELRFQNSKEQRQKRKAAAPAGKASAPRPRSASWQRQLEEY